The segment GACTAGGTAAAAGTTGGGCTCTGCCTGCCCCCTGCCATGCCCTCAACTCGGAGGACCACCAACATTCACCACCATTAGCCTATGAGATGCTTAACTGAAGACAATGCTCTTTGGAATGTTTAGGTTTGCAACTTCCAATATGACAAGATTATGTTGAAAAGAACAAGCATCCTGCTTTTGTATAACAGAAAGCATCGCTTGTTTAAATCTCTGTATTCAGTATCTCATACTTTCAGTCAGAATGAAAGGAAATGGTGTAGAGAAAGTATTGGGTTCACCACAAAATAATGCCTATATGGCAAGTGAATACTGCAGATGATAAAGACATACATGATAGGTGACGTCATAGTCTTTTGAACAATTAATCTTCTCTGGCAAATCTTCGAAACACTCTGCAAGAGATACAAGAGTGTCTGCCACAAGATTTTCATATTCTTCTGCAGATAtgctgaaagacaaaaagaatagACAGTTGAAACATTACAGTATTGTATTCCTTAAACCCCACTCCCCACTACCCTGCCCTGTTATTGCACCACTGCTACACTTTGCCACAGAATAAATTTGCACAAGCTTATTACTGCTACATTTTGTCCCACCCTTGCCTCTCGCATTTGTGTTTGACAAATAGTGGTgatttaatattacaaaatgCGATTTATATAACACATAATCATTCTCACGAAGGAACGTGCTCTCAGGTTTTAAGACAAGTAGAAAACATGGACAGAACATGAAGGATGGAAGTAGGAACAACTATACAGAtatgtaataaaagacaaacagaagacacaTAAAGGTATCTGGGAACAAAGAGAAAGGATGGAGAGAGTTGTAAATCTGTAGATAaaagacaagcaggcagactagcctgactataatcacaactattgacaactatgttgatgGGTAGAAGACTACATCTGTAAATGTTGGTTGGAGGGTAATCTGTATCAATTATTacagatttgatttttttttatatacacacCTAATAAAcaatgttgatttaaaaaaaaaaaaaatcaatgttaCAGTTGTCGTGCCAGCAGCCGTTACCATCATAAATACAAAGCATAAGGACTTGTAGGGCTGCCATTtattacctggcatcctccttaggaAGTTTctcatgtgtgagaaggtgtaggtgtgtgtatgtgtcgaATGTTTTGGTATGGACTTTCTGCCCATtatgctgtatatatatatacacactcattgtttgtatatgtggttgggtttgtgagcaaaagaaaattttctgtcttggacttcctcaaACAGACAATAAGATTTGATTTGAATGGTTGAAATCAAAAGCTctatgatgtttatttattttgagatgATCTGAAATGATGAAAGATATCTAGGTCATTGTACGCATTTATGCCTACACAAATATAGAATGTGTTCATTACATCTAACCCCCAAAATAAGcataacaaaattattgatGATAGCCACAACACTGGTCCTAAttgtaatggtggtggtgggtaaTGAAACAATTTAATGTGTTCAAACCTGGAGTTTATACAAGCTCTTAAAAATCTGCAAGACGTGTGAATCTCTTCAGCTGAGTTGCTAAATATGACTCTTGGAAACCATTTTGGGAAAGTCTCTCTTTTTTGATGCAATGTTAGCCATATGAAATCAGGAGGTATGCAAACCTGAAAATATACAATTAACAATGACAGATGCAATCTATTTTGGTTATATCAGTATATGTTATTCAGCAGTACTTTAACCAACACAGATTACTAAAATCTACCAGCTTTATGCACTGTAAAGCAATAAAACTCATGCTTCACCGTAAGATCAGTTCTGTCAATAGTACATTGCACAACCAAACACATGAGTTCAAAATGAACTGAAGATGCAAAGCAAAGGAGACTTCAAAACTGATTCAAGTTTAATAACCTGTTAAAAACTACACTGCAGTCAACAATCTTCCTGCCTGATATTAATCAGAGAAAAGTCATTTATCAGTCTGTCAGTTTGTTAATCAGATGATTCATTAAAATGGGGCAATACCATGTTatgtgttttatgctgtttttTCAATTGCTATAGTGTCTAATAAATCTGCTGGGATATCCAGGTTGATTTATGCAATGATGAATTATCAATTTTGGATTCATCGCTTCACATCTGAGTCAATCTTATTTATGTACGATATCAGTCTAGCAAAATAATGACTAGACTGACAGCTCATGTTTGGCACAAAATTTCAAGTAAAAGgagatataaaatttaaaaaatgtgccaTCCACCATGCTCGCTTctcctccccctttctctctttcatcggTGCCTTCTCAAAGTACGACGCTGTTTCATCTAAAGCCACCGCTAACATCTTAGAACACagacaataaatatattaagtATATGCTCCTGGGTACATCTATACCTACTACAAACAGCTGACGGCTGAACTATGATCGAAATGAATATTCCTTCATGTGGAAAAGTagcttattttgtttacatagttATCAATATTTTCCCACtacacatatttataaaatgtgggTTATTTTTTAACTGGAAGTTGATCTATCTTAATTTTTCACACACTTGTGTTACTTCTGTTGTCTTGATCAAGCCTTGAAAATTGTATGATGCGTTGCataatgttattaatatttttgttgttaacattaaaaattattgtccACCGACATGGCGATATTTGCTATGCATGTCAAAAACtcaattatataaataaaatattggtactataagtaacatttttatgttgtaatcgttaaaaaaattacttacgCGAAATCTGTTCCCTGAATGAATACAGGTTCTGTACAAAATGCTTTTAGCGCAATTAAGCTTCGCGACACTCATTCTGTCGTCTGCGAACAAGAGAGATAATTACAATTACATTATTGTATAGAGTTATTCCGCCTTTCTTCGAGTAGCGGGGATGAGAGGAGGGTTCTAGATCACGCTGTGGGCGAAGGGAGGGGAGATTGAGGGAATTGCGATGCTACTCAAAACGGGTGCACTCACACAAACGCATTTACTCATTCCCCCATCCCTTGCACAGTACATACACTGATTGAGGGGAAGGTGTCAGCTGCTTCTTACTGGCAGTATGGAGTTCCATGCTTCGCCAGTGCAGCTTTGTCAAAGACTGCGAAGCTGGCTGAACATTCAACATAATTATATGAACTCGCCTGAtatgtgattaaagaaatagtttacaaatattattaaGTTATTGTTTATctatgataaaaaaacaaaaaaatgagatcTCTTTAAATCGCGAAAGTTACACTGAGGGCGAATCTGCGTCATTGCTCAGTTCTGAGACTCCAGTTTGTAATTGGTGCCGATCGCATTCTGCAAGAATGCAGCGAGTGGAAGGCCTTGCTTTAGGCAGAGATCAGTTTGCGTGAAATAGGCTTGACAAAGAATGCATTTCGGATCTCCAGGACTCCAAACGATTATTTGTGCCGCTGAAGATGACAAGCCAGCGCATATGAAACTCGCAGCCTCTTCTTTGCCGTGCTAAGTGTGTGAAGATGGGCAAGTTGAAATGTTTCGAAGTTATTTTATCCGACAATAAGTCGGTTTTTCATCCAGGCGAACGAGTACTGGGACAGGTGATCGTAGAACTGAAAGGAGATATGAAGATGCGGTCTTTGAGAATCTTCATGCGTGGGGTAGCGAAAGTTCACTGGACCGAATCGCGAAGCACGGGGAGTCGACTTGGCTCTTACACAGAACACTACAATGCCGAGGtggaatatttctttaaacGCCAAGTTCTGTTTGGCGGAGGTGAGTACTGAAGACCATGACCCTGCTAGTTTTTTTGTACTGGCGACTCGCAGAGAAACCTCAAAGAACTAACGCTACATATATAATCatgcattttaatttaaaatgtttacaatgtcgaaatgtttataaactgtACAGAGATGATATGGATATGAGACAGTTATATTCcttttaaatgattatttgCACAactaaacacagtaacagtataTCGGGTAATATAACTACTTATAACTAAAGTCGTTGTTTCCATTATAGTTATAAACAGCAAAAACTCAGTAACTTCAGCTTAATGTCCATTTTGATATGTCCAAAACTGATATTTAGTCATTGTTCagttaaacaataaaatgagttaattttgttcattaaatatgaatattttcatcatcttcCAGTCATTGAAAATTTAGTATCAACCTGTCTCCAGTGCTGATATATATAtgctttttcatcttcatcatcagcatatgTTAACTGACATTGGTGCCCGTTAAactctttccatttctaaatATAGTAAGGCCATGCAGTATGTCATCAATATGTAAGTTGAAAGTTACTTAAAACCCCACATATATTTCCTATACACATACCTATATcacccatttttttcttacaaataagATGGAAGGAatctagtaaaataaaaaggcaatGCTATAGCACAAACTCATCTTTAATTAATATGGAACATATAGAACAAAGAAACATGtgtctttcacacaaacacagcttcTTACATTGCTGGGACCAGACTGAAGAGCAAAGcataaataaaggaaagattCACACTAGCTAACACTTCTCCAAGTGAGAAGCACCATGATAAGGCAAGATGCATCAAGACTTAACATTGCGCTGttcaaaagtttttgttttagagtattttttggttttgggaATTTTTGCCAAGTATGTGTTTCAAGTTCAtttataagataagataagactttatttgtcccagagggcaattctggtgcagctcgattaaaattaaaattcatacacaattgcatgcacaaaactattcatatcTCACTCATAaacccattcaaaagtcgcactgctgaaacaacaaaagacagcctcagtctgtttgtcctgcatgcaggcacacaaaatCGACGGCCCGATGGGGGCCGATGACGAGATAGGAAGAGAAGGGGTGATACTGTACCTAGTttccttcatctttttcttttctttttcttttaaagaaaggtttgaGTTTGCTGTCTATATTATATTACTgtaaatgtagatattgacaatcgagctgtaagaatattattatatcctaggaaaataatttatgattacaattacaaggggcccggagaggttgTCTGCTCTGGAGCCCATACTGGCTCTCAGTGACCCTGATGATGGAGCTATACTGTATAGTTATAAGTGTTTATTtaaactctttttctctcctaaGAATAACCATGTTCATGCAGCACAGatacaaaatgcaaaatatcttCATTGATCCTTCTCAGGAAACTGTTGTGTCTGCCGGCAGTAACATTAGAAATCACttcacataaaacatcaatttaGGCAGAAATACTAGTTCtccatttgtaatcatttataCTGGCTCTTAGTCCCTTTCACAAGTATTAAAAATCTATAATAACTTTTATTGACActcaaaatatgaaaacagaAGAGACAAGTATGACATCGGTTAAAAAGTATGCTATGTGTATGCAAAAAGCATaataaggcttttttttttttgcaggatgAAATggcatttttaaatgtaaagttCATTTATTCTGTTTAGGGAAATTTATGTGCATGGGAGAAAAAATAAGTACCAAATAGCAACTATGCCATTGAGATGTAAgatgaaaaaagatgttttgcagATATAGTATGAAAGAATGAACTGATTTTGCAGGAGATAATGCTTTTTTAATTGTCACATAAGGCACAAGTTACAGGTTTCACCATTTGACCTTGTTGATAGTCTGTATAAACTACAGTGTTTATGACAGACTAGTCCAAAGCATACAGGGGATGCCTTAAAATGGCTGGCTTAGCAACAGCTTTGCCAGTGTTTGCTAAAAGTGTGTCACATTTATTGAGAAAATATTCACTAGACTGAATACAATTTGTTTTGAGGAGTGACTTTAggatattatgttttattattcttgtgcAGTAAAAGAAGATGTTAGACACTCATCATTTCAAAGGTCTTTGATAATAAATGTGATTGCTTTGTATCAGTAATTATTCCTATCGGGAAAGTGCTATGAAGGCAATATGCTTGGTTAACATACTTAGCTTTAGAGCTTAAGTTCATCCAGGCCTTTGAAAAGAGAAAGTTTCGTCTGCCtgttcagcagcagcaacagcaggtACTGATTTATCATGGAAAGTGCCAGAAGACTACTGGCCTCTTCTATCCACATGGCATGCATTACATGTGTTAAACCACTTACAGTTGACTGCTTCTGTGGCTGATAGGTTAAGGAACTTGACTTgctatcttttcatttttttaaagttcaaatttaattcaacagaaaattaagtattttttcttgtacattttgttgaatttttaacaaaatctttgaCACTTCCTTAACCGTACAcctctgtacattttttttgtttcagaaatatctGATGGCCGGGACACACTTACAGAAGGTCGGCATGAattcaatttttcatttgaGTTACCTCTGGCGTAAGTATGAGACCTCAAGCATGTGTCTTGAAATTACATTCCctttaaatacacaaaatattgttcAGCAAACATCCGCTGGATTAGCAACACTGCATGCATGTAATTGAGCAGTTCTGACAGGCCATGTGTCTGCTGTGTAGAAGCTTGATGTATTGACAGGCATTGATAGTTTGTTTTTGCTAACAAGAGCTTATAAGTCTGGGGTCTAATCTATTGGTTATGTATGCAGGACTGTTTAATGTTCCAGgatatattttacacaaacaatttcatggaaataaaatgcataatatTGAAATTCTGCAGATACTAGACAGGGAGTCATATGAATGAAAGttcttaataatatttatgtaaaaacaaCAGATTTATGTAGACTGAAAAATTTTAATACAAGTATTAATGTTATCAGGTTTATATATAGACCTGGATAACCTTTGCGCTTATCAACAGATcaaatcaaaaacaatttatgtCAGAAAGAAAGGACGCAATAAGATAGTCTTAGGCTATGCTGCAggtatttgtttaaatatttgatgctacaaatgcatttaaaaatactgttacTTACTGTAGTTCTgggaacattttttatttgtctattgTCTACATAATGACATAAAGCTGACAAACATTGATCTAGGTCAAGGACAACCGACACTGTCGCATTAGCAGTCTGAAGCAGAAAACTGAGATTTATTTGATGTATCATTGATTTTACACCTGTTTTGTGTAATTGATTGCATCAAAgttttaaatgacaataaaagtaacagtaaatatttatatacatatgagtgtgtgtggttaACATTTATGTGGGTAAgggaagaaacatttttttcattcacaacCTGGACTCCTTGTAAaaaggacacacacatatacaaatgtaTAATGTTCATTCAAACCCTTTTGAATTCTActtgaattaataaatatttgtacaaatGTGTAACATTACAATAAAGCttttaacaacaaataatatatcTACTCACATCACTTCTCAGATGGATAACACATCATAACATACAAGCaaggacatgtataggtggattgctgtctgtatgccaagaccaacacttggcctcttgcgaactgatccgctgttagtctcggcaaaccgtaacaaagaatgtgaatataaaaataaaactaataatcaTCATACTGAGTTAGTTAAAACGCACAAAACGGAATTCTTACAGCAATATCACTTAAAACATAGGTCTAAGAAGTGTGCTGTTGCTGGGTGTGCATGTTACATGTGCTATTCCTGAGTGGACATGCGCTATGCCTGGATGTACTTCTTACATATGCTATTTCTGATTGCACGTTATATATGCTATTCCTGATTGTACTTGTTACATGTGCTATTCCTGAGTGTACAGGTTACCTGATTACTACCTCGATCATTCCCTCTCCAGCTATTTCTATCATCACCTCATTCCCCACCAATGAGATGTTTGCAAAGTACTGTACTACTGTTTCCTTGTCTATCCTCTTGGTGCttgatataaaacaaaacaacctcgCAAACATCTCCCCAATATTGCAAAAAgacttttgtaattaaaaaaaaaaggttccattattgtacacaaagtaaaattGGTATGACTGGCAGCATGTGTGCGTGTTAACAGTCGCACAGTATGCATATCGGTAGCCCTTTTCTTTCTGGAATGGTATGTGAAAGTAACATTAAGtagaaagcaaacattttccACAATCAGAATTTAAAAAGCTTATGTAAGTGATTCCTGAGTTCACCTATGCAGgtgcaaacaaaacatttgaaatgatgCCCTTGTCAGTTCATCAGAATTTCTGTTTAGTCTCCTATTTAATCACCTGGTAAAGATGTACCAAGCATCCATTTGCAAGGAAATTTTGGTGGAAAAGCTGGATGAAGTCATTCATTCAGTACAAATACTCCTTCTTTGGATGGCAGCTATCATGTATGATTTTAGGAAATTATATAAACAAAGCAGGAAAGTTATGAGTTAGCAACCTTGTAAGAAAGCACCAGTCTATTTTGGAAGAGCAAGGAAAAACAACGTGCTGAAGAATTTGAAGCCACAATTTtgcacttaaaatattttgcaggtgGCTGCATAATGTTCTTCTTTTCTGCATTCTTTGCTTTTATACTAAATTCAAAACTGAAAGCATTAAAGTTTGTTATTCTTATGCAGGCTTTCTAAacacttattatttttgttggatGGTTAGggaatatttgtaaatgatttaAGTGTTAACAAAGCTTTCTACTGAAATAGAGATGATGGTCCATCTGATTTAAGTTCCTTGACTAGGAGATAATGTGATTCCTCTGAGTCACTGGTCATGACATTGTTCTATTGGACCTatttgtgtcttttaaaaatgtgtctacagtagaaaaaaaaaaaacataaaaaacgaAGCTGTCATCACAGTTGCCATGATGGAGAAAATATGTGACCAGACTTTCTCATCCTTTCCACTCAGAATAACTCTGGAAATAATGTTCAGTTTTCAGGGATAACTTTGTAAAAGTGATGAAATCTACAACTGATAGTACAATTAGCATGCTATAACTGTGTAATCACAAAActcctttcatttaaaaaaaattcaggctgtatcattatttttcatgaaaagacctgttgcttatttttttagttaCAATCACAGTTGAAACCCTAAGTTACCTATTTCAGAACCTCAGATAAAAAGGGTTGATCTGGTAAATCCGTTCACCAGATTATTTTCATATCATTGCttgaaattttctttgtcttttctgcaTTTCTCTCTAAGACCTCAAGATAGCTTTAGattgaaaaagaatatttttgctgAAATTTTTGAGAATCTATTATTTGgttgatctgtgtgtgtgtctgtgtatgcagGTGCATTTATGTTTTAGATATGAGATTGTATCactcataaacacacatataaacatatccacacacacacacatacatttgacCTAGAATCCCTCCTTCCATTGGTTATCTTGATAGTTCCATGCACTCTGAGAAAAAAGGGCTGGCGGCTCACTTCATGTCTTTATGCCAGAAAAGTGTCAGAGGCAGTTGATAAACATTGCTCGGCTTGGAGGCAACCCAAGGATACCAGTGAAGCATGCTGATGAACCTGATGACCACTCATCTGTTAGCAGCAAACTGGAACTTAGTGTCTTTAAGCCAGGGAGGCATGATGGAACACATCTGATCAGGAGGTTTTGAATGTGATGGGATGGCCCTAGACTTCCAGTTGCCATCAGCCAAAGCTCATTAATTTTTCAGGATGCTCCTAAAGATAGCAATTGCACTAAAATCAGGGAAGGAACATGGGCTTAGCATGACTTATTCCTCATCATtgggaacaacaacaactttaCCTGGATGAGAAAGAACAGGATTGCTGATCACTGTCAAGAACTTAAGAAACCAGGAGAAGAAAAGCCACAGCTGTCTACATTCATAGAAGATGTGAAAAATTGCAGAAGAAAATCCTTGAAAAAAGCCAAGAAAAGATATATTATTTGCTGAGAGGTCTATAGGATTCTTGGAGCAAATGACagcatgttggtgtgtgtgttgggggaggaaGAGCGTCACCATGGATGTGTAGGTTTCAAGAATATAGGTCAGAGGAATATATTTCAGGGGAGCGGGGACAAACTAGTGAGTGAATGGGATTGGCATACAAGGATGACAGATCATAGAAAAAAGGTATTGCTGTCAAGACCAAGAGCTCTGTTTGAAACATAGGCTGGAACACTGAATAAATGGTGTAAGAAGATTAATTAACATTTGAAATTATCATGAAGTGGAGTTCTTAGATATTCATGGTGAGAGAGgtggagagagtgtgtgtgctaATAGatgtatatacatgcatgcaatCACTGACATAGTTCAAAACTCACTTTACAAAGTGCTTTTGTCAAACAGAGGCATCTCAACATCTTTTGAAGGCAAGCATGGCAACATCAGGTACTGGCTGAAGGCAGAGATGGACAAGCCGTGGTCTTTCAATCATAAAACTAAGAAAGCCTTCACAGTAATCAGTCCCATAGACATCAACAGACCAGAATATCAGgtacaaagaaaagattttatagaGCTAGCTGTAGACTGTAAggataatgtttcattttgtgtgGAAGCCTTTGTTGCggcctatgctcctcaaggagctACAAGGACTAAACTAGTGTGGAAGCCTCACCATCTAATTGTCTCATAGTCACTCAGATCCATAGAAGATACAGTTATGGATTCATTATTCCATCAGATTAATTCTTTGGAAAGATTAAGTCAGTAAGTTTTTGCTCCATTGTTTTTAGTACTATACTTATGTCTTTAcatattgttttgtattttgtgtacatAATCCCACTAATgttatcacttttatttttcattattatttgtcatttttttaatattcaagaATATGTTACAATACTTATCTCTTAGGGAAGGGTGTTAAGCCTAAtatttacggaagaggtgcattttcagtgcacttttaaaggattcaatagtgggtaggtggtggatatggaaagggagagagtttcattgtttcgccgcacagtaactaaaattcCTTTATGCATCAGCAAATATTGAAGAAACTCAGTTTTTGCATGTTGTTTCACATTTGTCCACATTAATTAATACATATATGTTTACTCCGGAAATATTTCAGACCCAAGTGGAGAATAGTGTTGAAAAGACATTGTGCTGTTGGCTTTGCACATCTGGGCCTATCTCCATCACCTCTTTCACTGATCGCCGTGGTTATTGTCCTGGTGAGTCTCACCTGCAAAAATCTTACCTGATATGTTTCTTTTCAAAGTTGTAGGAGGGGGTTCTTGTCTTTTGCCTTGGTGAATGAATATTTGAGGTTTATTTGTGTGTTCTGACAGGAGAGTCAATTGCAATATCGGCTGAGTTTGACAACCATTCATCCCGCACCGTAATTCCCTATGCCACTTTATACCAAACACAGGCATTCTTTGCCAGTGGCAAGTCACGCATTCGACGAACAAAGCTCACAGTCCTTACTGGTCTTCCCATTG is part of the Pomacea canaliculata isolate SZHN2017 linkage group LG13, ASM307304v1, whole genome shotgun sequence genome and harbors:
- the LOC112553543 gene encoding frataxin, mitochondrial-like gives rise to the protein MSVAKLNCAKSILYRTCIHSGNRFRVCIPPDFIWLTLHQKRETFPKWFPRVIFSNSAEEIHTSCRFLRACINSSISAEEYENLVADTLVSLAECFEDLPEKINCSKDYDVTYHDGVLTISLGGSLGTYVINKQSPNRQIWLSSPKSGPKRYDYEDGRWIYHRGREGLHSLLEKELSEILQTPINLSSCFCYS
- the LOC112553542 gene encoding arrestin domain-containing protein 3-like — its product is MGKLKCFEVILSDNKSVFHPGERVLGQVIVELKGDMKMRSLRIFMRGVAKVHWTESRSTGSRLGSYTEHYNAEVEYFFKRQVLFGGEISDGRDTLTEGRHEFNFSFELPLAGISTSFEGKHGNIRYWLKAEMDKPWSFNHKTKKAFTVISPIDINRPEYQTQVENSVEKTLCCWLCTSGPISITSFTDRRGYCPGESIAISAEFDNHSSRTVIPYATLYQTQAFFASGKSRIRRTKLTVLTGLPIAPGTRGSWDSQLLKIPAVSPSIVNCCVMKVDYYVKVALHIPGAYNLSLHLPVIIGTVPYRRAHPYSFTQSHFYRETHAQFVDMSFLPLPPPYRETLTPPPPFEDPPTYVESVGGAVNLNDDEDDDDEPGSNMGDLTYTPMYTYVYNYRPPPLPHSTHNSEMGLPLSTHE